Part of the Pieris rapae chromosome 14, ilPieRapa1.1, whole genome shotgun sequence genome is shown below.
TTGacataaatgttgtttatcaAGACCATGAATATGAGCTACCATTTTTTAGCAGTCAGTCGGTTTTGGATTTTGAGTCCAACTTGCCTGTAAATAAAGAACTGACTCCATTACCCCCGGTAACTGAGATAACAGCTACGGAACACCCACCAAGAACAGTTggtgataaaaaatatgcatGTTCCTTTTGCAACAAATCCTTCACAAGGATATTTAGTTTAAGGTATCACATGGCCAAGCATAGTGGTTTCCAGAAATATTTGTGCCCTAAATGTGGCAAAAAATTCTACACAAACAATGGATTGAATCAACATCTTATTTCCCATAAAGATTCTCAATTTAAATGTGgattttgtaacaaaacatacaaaactaGACAATCATTGAAAGAGCATTTCAGGTTAGCACATTCAAACAACCgatattcatatatatgtgTAACATGTGGTAAACAATTTACAGTTAAATCCTCACTTAtgaaacacacaaaaattcATACTGgccaaaaacaattttcatgCCCTCTATGTCCAAAAACCTATACTAGGGCTTCCTATTTGAGAAGTCATAGCCTAATTCATACTGGTGAGCTAAAACCTAAACCTTTTCAGTGCACTTATAATGAGTGTAACAGAAGTTTTTCTAGTAAACATTCACTATTAGTACACTTTGCCTATGCTCATTCTACTGAAAGACCACATAAATGTGACATTTGTTCTAAAGGATTTGCTACTTCATCAGGCTTAAGAGTCCATAAAGAATCACATGAGGGAAGTAAAGAAGTAACATGTAAGATATGTCGAAAAAAGGTTTCAAGCCGAAGGGTTTTACAAAAACACATGAGAATTCATCAAGAAAGTCAATAAGAAGGCTATGAGTATGATGCAACTTCCAGTAGATTAGGCTTCAGTCTgagtattgttatttctattcttaAGCTGTATGAATCAATAAAGACAtgaagtgattttttttagtattgttGCATATGAATGAACTATTAGTCTATACGTGTATTTTCTCAATTAGAACCTTTGGtaaagtaataacaataataactttGAATGATTCTATaagtgataaaaaagaaataataaacattaagtgtgtatttatattatattctgtaTATCTTACAAAAATGTGAAAGCAgcattaaaaagaaatgtgaTAGATACATATTAGATAACAATGTTAATAAACTACCTATAATACCATACTTTAAACAACATTagtagtacatatatataaaattaaactgaatATATCACTACAGCAATATAAACCAGATAGATACATCTATTACAGTAATAACTACAATCactataaaagaaatgaaGCCATACTAAGACTTGTTTTgctatttatacattaatattatttaagttttctaatcaaatttaaattacaaaaaagaaaataaaggaTGTACATGATGTTTAGAGCAGTTTTTGACTTgctcatttatatattattataatattggaaTGAGGTTATATTACTTTCCCAATAActtgttcatttgtttattttgatgacCAATTTTTATGTCAGCTGTATCAGCTTTATCTGTTATCTCATCTATTAAATGGTTTTGAGTTTCAATTTCTTCACCAAGAGCCATTCCCAAGCCTTTTAATCTAGAAATATGATGAACCATTTCATCCAAATTGTCatctaacattttatttacacgttGTGTATCAGACATAGGTTCTACTGTAGTTTGTTTCTGGTTTAAACCTCTGAGACGTGTAGTTGGGTGACTACTAAATCGCTCATCTGGTGAAGAACCACCTAGACCGTCAAGTGTTTCTCCTAACTTACTACTACTGGGGCTTGGCTTAATACTAGAACTTGTTGATGCTAAACTTTTAGGTGGAGTCTGGTCAGATTTACCTGAgaggtaatttttaaatccataAAAGACAGATTTGATACCATTAAGGTGTTTCTGGCTGTAAGTCAAGTTTGTGTTGATTTCATCCAACCTTCTACTAGTGTTTTGTAGTTGTTCACGTTGACGGGCGAGTTCTTCAGCAGTGGCAATTCCAACTTGCTCCGATTCACGAAGTAAACCAATGCTCCTCGAAGAAGAATCAAGAGTACGCTGTTCGATTTCCTTTTGTTTCAGTAACATTGTTTGTCTTTGTCTCTCTAAGTCTGCGATGTATGATGACGTTTGAGTCTGAGGTTTAGGGGGCGGCCTTCTTGATGCGAAACTATTAACAAAAGTGTCATCATCCACATCTTCATCTTCAAAGAGATTACTAGTATTACTAATGTACTTATGACCCGACATAATAAActcactgaaatattttaacttgcTGTCTAGAAGATACTACTGTAATCTTTGTTCATGCACGTATTTATATGAGTACAATATTATAcaccaatattaaattgcGAACTTTGAATAGTATTAAACAACAGACactgaaaaaatatagtattctagaaaaataccattaaaattttagaaatCGCAAGCGGAAGTTTTAACTAATAAGTCCTAAATCAGTGTTGCCACATGATCATGGCGACGTACCCCTACAGCCTAGACTAATTTAATTTCCCCGCAGAAATCGTCTATGCCGTTTCCACCACCAAGCGGATGGTAGCATGACCCATGGTGCATTTCCTTAAAGCGGTGGTCATGTTGTTATAGATGAAGCCAACGCGACACTTggtatagattattttaggaaaaaattataaagaaaaaccttcaaatacaaaaaaaattatgtcgtctattaaaaaatatttgaatgtaattttagaatttgaatatttaaaacacataGCCACATTGTTCATGGACAGCTCAAACgaatatacaattacacaGTAAGCTTAACCACACGAATCCTATTTTTACGATGTTTTCGTACTTCAATTCATTCTAGTTCTAAAATCAGGTTCGTTATAAACAATAgtgaacaaaattatatttagcgtGTTTTGAAATTTCCCTAAAAATCCAAATATTCTTTCCCCCTATTCTGCCCCTTACTCGTTTAAGGAACTTCTTTTTGTGAGGGGAAATTCTTTGATCTGGCAACATTGTCCCAAATTCGGTTTGGTTTACCTTTTAATACCTGCCTAAAGAGAAGGCTGTAGTAATTCGACCAAACTAGCtactcaaaaaataaattcttaaacctTAGTGTTTGTTTCTTCGTCCATTAAACTGTCAAAAAACTTAGCGACCAcctataaattacattacattagacaaatttttataatatgagaAATCGACTAAATACGACAGTGTAGTCGAAAACCTGTATCTTGGCCACAAGATGAatagtttaaacaaaaaatgtttaaattagaCACACTTGATGTGCTAgcgtaactttaaaatttaaatgaatattacttTGCTGTGCATTGTGATCTgttgtttatgttatttattattatcaactaTCAAGCATCAttgtaaaactttaataaactgCCATGTACTCGCTTCGGCAGTACATATACTAATCAACTCCTTGATATGtattaaaagataattaataacttcgTTCaactgaattaattttttttaacttagatATAGTAGAAGTTTACATTGGTCTTTAATGATATTGAATTCTGCAAAAAAGGGAaatgttacaataaatttcaatcaaaaataattatagtacaatTTTCTATCAAAAATGTTAGCAGCAAAAGGTACATCTCACCCTTTTGTAGTttgtcaaaaatttaattaataaaaatgattgtgctatatttaaaattatttccttgCAGTTAACACAGAGACAGAAGAGCAAAATCGAATAAGATTTCAGGTGGAACTAGAATTTGTGCAATGTCTTGCCAATCCAAACTATATTCATTGTAAGTTATATCTTAGCTCAGTACTATATTTACctcttatgtaattatatattattttatttttattcatcattTAATCTCACATACTAACTATCAATTGTTTAGTTTTAGCTCAAAGAGGGTATCTTAAGGAGCAGACCtttgtaaattacattaaatacttacaATACTGGCGAGAACCTGATTATGCTAGATATCTTAAATATCCAATGTGCTTGCACTTTCTAGAACTATTACAACATGAAGCATTCAGGAGAGAATGTGTTTCGGCtcaggtattttatttagatcttaatatattatggttTTATTGTTGAAAGGCGTTCTATAGGCAAGTcaccattaaaatatatagaatggGAATCAATGAAGATGGAATTAAAGCCATTGGGACTGTACTATGTAATGTTTTTCagcaatgtatgtttaaagaactttatttctcattacaaaacagaaatattttatttacatgagaaacataatattaatatgtatatattatatgcgagcgagatacacgtcgccattagccgtaacaattttacaaCAATGTGCAAAGTGCAACTCTAGCAAACTTACCTTCAGcacatttgtttaattattgttatgtatttagtaCACAGGTTTCCTgtgtgttattatttaacagaagtgaactaaattttaaaattaaaatatcagtaAATAACTGTTTGTCATTAGGTGTGTAAATTTATGGATGATCAAGCTATACTACTATGGCAACACTACACAAGAAGAAGAACACGTACATTGCAACCTCCAGATGTGCCAGCACCACCAACTGCTCCCAATTCAAACCAACATGGCCCTCAAAGACAGCCATAGTAATTATGTTAGCATGTACATTTAAAAGTGGTAGAAGATGTTTTACAGCTTAGAATAGGGTTATAAAGGGGAGTAAAATATcagatgttttatattattaacttctattataaaaataataaataaatatgtaaatttaagagTAAGTTAATTTAGCACAATAATTGTGAATGTAGCACTgcttagtgttttttttaattttaccataACCTTTAACCActaattgaaattcaattacaaGATTATCAAACACAATACCTCATTGCCAATCATGCCTACCACTACACAACACAAtgtttttagaatataaaaagaatagaattttatgtttGAGTGAGTATGGTGATCTGTAAATAATGGGCTAATGGATATAAAACAATCATAGTTTTCTTAGACACatcatacaataattattacatatatacaatacatacatcaattctatgttttaaaatcttaaaatagtttttaacaatgtaactttaaaaaaaataatttattacacctTACAACAGCTTTAGTAGAACATTTAAAAGTGCCAATATACATCTTCTACCTATATTGATTGACTTTAAGAAATCTCATTTTCAcactacattaataaaactattcgaATCGGTTCAATgaaactctttttttttaattaggtattttatttcacaaatgGTCGAACTCGTTGCCTTCGTCGTGCGACACACATGGCTCGTAATGTCAAAAAGTACAACAGTTCTACAACACTCATCATACTGAAACCCATGCATAGACCCAACAAGCCGCCTGTATtagctaaaatatatgatcatattacaaatttatcaaagttataaaaattgtttattatgaataccttatattgaaatgtacattacatacatagtaatttataataaaatttgtggtggcctcagatttcttgaTTTCTaagtttaattacttattttattgctaCTCCTCTTTTTAAAGTCACTGCCAGCATCGGATTACTTGATATATCGAAATTATTACAGTTCAGTTTCGGTTATTTTGAGACCAAGGCTAAATTAGACCTATTGGGGTCTTGATGTGTACAGCAAGTCAAGCCGGTACTATACGCCGGGGCATCGCTTTCTCCTGGGCGGAAGTcagtaccagctccttccacttgacctgaccgtattcaacgaagagcgattCGAATCCTCGGCGACCAACCccttttcgttttttttactttatcccTTGGCGTGATTTAGAGATATGGGGTATCTCTCTATCTCCCAACGCAATTGGCAcggagtgttcagaggagttgttcgaaTTAACCTACAGCCAAGTTTCATCCTCGATCTTCAAGGCTGAATACGAAATTctacccgtatcacctcgacgtccgccgttcctcAACCgagcagtttttgccgcgcaccaccactatgtggaaccagctgcccactgcaGTATCTCCGAACCGTCataaaaagagcgtaccataTCAAGTAggaggccggcaacgcattcgcgattgagtgtccatggacttGAGCCACGTGACCAGCCCTATTTGAGGTACAAACGTTGATTTTTGGATGTTCGTCTAGTTTCTGTATTCTACGACGCCAATCAAACTCAATTCTAGTTCAATAAGCTGTCAAGTCAAACCAATGgcaaaaaacatttcatacaaaagtataCTTACAAAGAAACTCCGTCAAACCAAATATTTCCCCTTTAGTGAACCTAAGGAATGTCTTGTCCTCAAAGTAGAAATGTATGACTAACATATTTGCTCTGAAACCGATAAatccaattatttaattagccAAGCAAGTAATTGCCATTAGTTAACAAGTAGTTACGTGAAATATTCCGATGTCATGTTACGCGACATTTGTAGGCTTTGCGCGTAATTAATGATGAGGTTTTTATTAAGTGGTGCTGTGCTTAGCCGTTCTAAGTATGATATTTCTGTACACGAGGGAAGACAATCTTCGCATGATTGGTCTTTGtctgaaacattaaaaatatcaagatataaaaaaaatcttaacattgtaaaaactgattttattattccgacaattatattttttatgcttCATTAAATCAACCCTGATTTTCTATATCACTGTTTAAACTAAAGTATTTATCATCTTTGTCCAATTGTTTTTTCAGTTCGAGGTTTTAATCTATAACACGACTAAAGATTTATGTTGATTGTTGATGAGGCATGTATGGTATATGTATCAAGGAAAAAGCTCTCTCGTGGAGCGTTGgctctttatttctttacaaatttaaagcaATAGTACCAAACATGGGagattatttaacaaaacgaCGACGGAATAAGTGCTACCTACTTTTAGGAAAATATTTCCATATGTCGCTATAGCACTTTGCATCGGCTTTGCCACATATTCGCGTGGTTTTGTTTTCTAAAACATAAGTCTAGTTGTAGAAAATTCATacataatcaaattatttcaattaaatattatattttacttggcATGTAATAAAGGACGCATTTGCATATTTCCAACATTCGTCGTGCTTCGCATTCCATTTGACAATTTTTGAAGGTGTaagttctgaaaaaaaaaacaggtttggtggaataaaataatattctggtTAGCTTTCTCTTTTCTAATTTGTAAAGATCTGGTAacatttgtaatattgttGTGTTAATTCTTCTGCTATAAGCTTATAAGATGGTCTATTTCGTCATATGAAGCCAACACAACAATACATTTACAAGGTCATCt
Proteins encoded:
- the LOC111004340 gene encoding zinc finger protein 501 → MEFTSLIVPLTTNMCRTCLVEFDSNDATMFMKIQDLIEHENIKIKLIDILVFLNCLEHNDEENWPQGICSSCVATAIMAYGFKLSCLKANATLTQILSIQPQLPLSSDLDNIDINVVYQDHEYELPFFSSQSVLDFESNLPVNKELTPLPPVTEITATEHPPRTVGDKKYACSFCNKSFTRIFSLRYHMAKHSGFQKYLCPKCGKKFYTNNGLNQHLISHKDSQFKCGFCNKTYKTRQSLKEHFRLAHSNNRYSYICVTCGKQFTVKSSLMKHTKIHTGQKQFSCPLCPKTYTRASYLRSHSLIHTGELKPKPFQCTYNECNRSFSSKHSLLVHFAYAHSTERPHKCDICSKGFATSSGLRVHKESHEGSKEVTCKICRKKVSSRRVLQKHMRIHQESQ
- the LOC111004341 gene encoding synaptosomal-associated protein 29, yielding MSGHKYISNTSNLFEDEDVDDDTFVNSFASRRPPPKPQTQTSSYIADLERQRQTMLLKQKEIEQRTLDSSSRSIGLLRESEQVGIATAEELARQREQLQNTSRRLDEINTNLTYSQKHLNGIKSVFYGFKNYLSGKSDQTPPKSLASTSSSIKPSPSSSKLGETLDGLGGSSPDERFSSHPTTRLRGLNQKQTTVEPMSDTQRVNKMLDDNLDEMVHHISRLKGLGMALGEEIETQNHLIDEITDKADTADIKIGHQNKQMNKLLGK
- the LOC111004351 gene encoding mediator of RNA polymerase II transcription subunit 31, with the protein product MLAAKVNTETEEQNRIRFQVELEFVQCLANPNYIHFLAQRGYLKEQTFVNYIKYLQYWREPDYARYLKYPMCLHFLELLQHEAFRRECVSAQVCKFMDDQAILLWQHYTRRRTRTLQPPDVPAPPTAPNSNQHGPQRQP